In the genome of Cryptomeria japonica chromosome 8, Sugi_1.0, whole genome shotgun sequence, one region contains:
- the LOC131067729 gene encoding BAHD acyltransferase DCR: MPAAAKIERAVRLGRKWTVFPARASVPQQCRLCSSDLQMLGCNYIQKGLVYSMAGATFDFRAVVELLKKSLSEALVYFYPLAGQLASSSDGVVVIDCNDRGADFIEATADGVGISEIMEQNIGASVRELFALDGAINTNGHFLPLLVVQVTKLRDGIAVSFTVNHAIVDGTALWHFINCWAQICRESLASIIDLPPLHSRCFTTGLPIKLNLQSPKTECLSTFTLPPLSEKIFHFTAETISRLKQQANRATSKDKPISSFQALSAHIWKAITKARGLSPSELTTFKLAINCRSRIVPPLPYSYFGNAIQFASATICAGEIMDMSMPCVARLLHSIISAHQDVNIRAELEKPPTIVQLDKSSPKNTVMMGSSPRFPMYDNDFGWGRPIGVRSGWANKFDGKMSSYPGCDGSGSVDIEICLLPKTMSVLDSDPHFLSPFTQL; this comes from the exons ATGCCGGCTGCTGCCAAAATTGAGAGAGCTGTCCGGTTGGGGAGGAAATGGACGGTGTTTCCGGCTCGTGCTTCAGTGCCTCAGCAGTGCCGGCTTTGCTCATCGGATCTGCAGATGTTGGGTTGTAATTATATTCAGAAGGGTCTTGTTTATTCTATGGCGGGCGCAACCTTTGATTTTAGGGCTGTTGTGGAGCTGCTGAAGAAGAGTCTTTCTGAGGCTCTGGTGTATTTTTATCCCTTGGCTGGACAGCTCGCAAGTTCTTCTGATGGAGTTGTGGTTATTGACTGTAATGACAGAGGAGCTGATTTTATTGAGGCAACTGCGGATGGAGTTGGGATTTCAGAGATTATGGAGCAGAATATCGGTGCTTCAGTTCGGGAGCTCTTTGCTTTGGATGGTGCAATTAATACCAACGGTCATTTTTTACCTTTGTTGGTCGTTCAG GTAACGAAGCTGAGAGATGGAATTGCAGTATCATTCACAGTAAACCATGCAATTGTGGACGGGACAGCTCTGTGGCATTTCATCAACTGTTGGGCCCAAATATGCcgagaatcattagcctcaatcataGATCTCCCCCCACTCCACTCTCGCTGTTTCACCACAGGCCTTCCCATAAAGCTTAATCTCCAGAGCCCAAAAACCGAATGCCTTAGTACATTCACCCTACCTCCACTGAGCGAAAAAATCTTCCATTTCACAGCTGAAACCATATCTCGGCTAAAGCAACAAGCCAACAGAGCCACTTCCAAAGACAAACCCATTTCCTCCTTTCAAGCTCTCTCTGCACACATATGGAAGGCCATCACCAAAGCTAGGGGTCTTTCTCCATCAGAGTTAACAACCTTCAAGCTTGCAATCAACTGTAGATCCAGAATAGTCCCTCCACTACCTTACTCTTATTTTGGTAATGCAATTCAATTTGCCAGTGCCACCATTTGTGCAGGAGAGATCATGGACATGAGTATGCCGTGTGTAGCACGGCTTCTACACAGCATCATATCAGCCCACCAAGATGTTAACATCAGAGCTGAATTGGAAAAGCCCCCAACTATCGTCCAGCTTGACAAGTCCAGTCCTAAGAACACTGTGATGATGGGAAGTTCTCCAAGATTTCCAATGTATGATAATGATTTTGGGTGGGGAAGGCCAATCGGCGTGAGAAGTGGATGGGCAAATAAGTTTGACGGGAAAATGTCTTCTTATCCGGGATGCGATGGATCAGGAAGTGTGGACATTGAAATTTGTCTGCTTCCCAAAACCATGAGTGTTTTGGATTCGGATCCACATTTTCTTTCTCCATTCACCCAGCTATGA